The following DNA comes from Fusarium fujikuroi IMI 58289 draft genome, chromosome FFUJ_chr03.
GATGTTCCCAAGGCTGGCCAAGCTTACGGCCCAGGAAGGCGAGATTATACTGGTCTGGTGGTAACTCGATGGTACCGACCACCCGAGCTTCTACTACAATTACGGCAATACACCCCCGCTATTGACGTTTGGGGAGTAGGGTAAGCGTGGTTCTGGAATTCCCGATTCTTCTTGGTTCTAACAATCAATGTAGCTGTGTACTGGGCGAGATGCTCTTCGGAAAGCCCATTTTGGCTGGCGAAAGTGACGCACATCAGCTGGACATGATCTGGGACTTGATGGGATCTCCTACTGAAGACAATATGCCTGGGTGGAAGCAGTTGCCCGGTGCTGATCATCTATCCCCTCGGCCACGAACTGGCAACCTCCAGAACAGATTCAGAGAGTAAGTCTGCATAGAACAACCTTCAAGGTCCAGTCACTAATCCCGTTTTTTAGGTACGGCTCGGGCGCAGTCTCACTATTGAAAGAACTTCTTAAACTGGACTGGCGGACACGAATCAACGCAGTGGACGCCCTACAACACCCATGGTTCAAGATGGCGCCTCTGCCGTTAGAGCCCCACGAGATCCCTGTTTACGAAGAAAGTCACGAGTTAGATAGAAGAAAGTTCCACGACCGCAAGGCTGCCTTGCCCCCTGCCCCAAAGGGTGGGACTGTAGGTATTGGCCCAGATGCGAAGGGCGCCACAGCGGGCTTCAACAGCAATGAGCCTTACGGAAATGGCCGGAATGGTGTGAACGGGAGCAGATATCGCAACGGACCAGATGAAAGGCGTCCAGCTTGGCAACGAGATCGAGGCGCTGGGTTACCGCCACGACCGCCTCCGAACGACGACGTGGACTATCGTGAGCGAGGACCTCCTCGTGGGAGAGGAGCACCTGGGCCAAGAGCCCCAGATGTCGACACGTACATACCCGCCTATAACCGGGATGATCCAGGCCGACGGAGGGACGACCGCCCCCCTCCACCACCCAGAGATGATCGTCGGCGACGCAACAGCAGAGAAGACCGACGCTACGATAGAGACCGTGGCACCATCAGCCGCAGTAGGTCACCCAGGCATGATCGGTCAAGAGATCGAGACAGGCAAGAGCGTGATAGGCCGGAGCGTGATGCATACCGGAGATAGGATCCAGCGTCAGCGATACCGCCTCACGTGTACACAGGCCACAAAGTGAGCAAGGATCTAGTACCACGTCGAGGAGAAACCAGACTAGGAGGTGTATAGTACAGGCGTTTGAAGGCGAACAACCGAAATTAATCACATGTCGATTCGGGCATAGCAGGACATGGCGCAACGGATTGATACGACCCAAGTAAACaagtaaggaagaagaagaatatcCTTGGAAAGGCTGAGTGTCTAGTCTAGCATTATTACATGAGCGGCGCATGGTATCAGAGGATTCTAGCAGGTTGATCCTCTCGTCTAAGCACATATATTATGGGATTATCCATAGCGTAGAAGTTTGCAGCTGAGCTTTGATGTACTATAGTACTTATACATGATCAATACTCTgagtcatcatcgtcctcctcgtgAATCGTCTGCGATAGTAACCCACCTGGTCGGCGCCTTTGACTGGAGGAGTCAAGCCACTGCCAGTCGAGCTCAGTGCCTGAAGATTGCGAATCTCGTCGACTGCTGGTCTCAAGAAAACTGCCTTTAGAAGTTGACCCGCCTGAGTCGATATCCTCGCTCTGCATTCCTAGGTAGGAcgtgatgatggatgagaatATGGCCAGGCCGATGCCAGCTAAGATGCCGACGCCAGCTGCAGCACCAAACTAGAAGTTGTTAGACAGAAATTCTTTCACAAGAGTGTTGGCCTTACAAAAGTATATAGCGGCTATAGAATGTTAGCTTAATCTCAACCCAACTCAAATTGATGTGACCACATACCTCTAAGCTAGCCAGAAACGCCCATACAGAGCGTATGCCAGCAAGTGTGTAAGAAACGAGATAAATAGCCGGTGCAAACACGACGAGAAGAATATTGAGCAAAAAGGACAACGGTATGAGAATTAGGTGGAAAGGAAAGCTGATTATAGTGAAAAGCCGTGAGAAGAAGCCTGACcagttgaaggagaagaggaagctgaagacaGCGACAACGATGTCGAATGCGAGTATGAATGGGGATACTGTGGGTGAGGCCTGCTCTGATGTTGCTGCCACGATTGTGGAAGTTGGGGGTGATGACTCGGACATTTTGGGTAGAAGAggttgtggtgttgatggtgagttGGGTGAGGTTGTCTATAAGGGAGGGAGGATTACATCACTACAGATATGGAAGAGTGATAGGGGTTCAAACAAGCGAGCTCAGTATAGTAACGTGCTTAGATGAGAATACTCTTGGGAGGTTTTTGAGTTAATTAATGAATGGACTGTAGTAAGTCAAGGCATGTTACAATTCAGAGCTCCCTTGAGCTGTTGTAGATTGTGGAGGTAGAGGAAGCTCAAGCCTTATCGAGATGCAATCCATTGGGTGGTTGGCTTGCCCGAACAGCTCTCGGTGGATACCTCATATCTAGCTTGTCTGTTGGTGTTAGTGATGGCTAGCTAGTGACTTGAACGATGGGCATTTAGATGCCCTGAACAGAAGTACCTAAAGACTGTCACCTATCAGCCTCCCCACCACGATTCAACATCCCTCCCGTTCTCTTAGGTTCCCTTCATCCATTTCCATCATCGATCAATCTCTCAGGcccatccatctccaccCCCGCGACCAACGACGAACAAACTCAACGAAACGACCAAAaccaaaaacaacaacaacccttTCCCAGTGAACGCATCTAGGTCGACGATATTTTGGACACAAACATACAAAACTAACAAAAGCGTCGATTTCATCAGCGACACCAAAAATATTGCATCTGAATCATCATCACGCTACACAAGGACCCCGGATTTCGCACCAAACCCTGCCGTGCCGCGTCAGGCCGTTT
Coding sequences within:
- a CDS encoding related to cyclin dependent kinase C; this translates as MSDSTPDGTSPRTFALNHLRPKSSFKGCSRISDYELLGKLGEGTFGEVHRARLRKTGTLVALKKIIMHHEKDGFPITALREIKLLKLLSHKNILRLEDMAIEHPTRQTDKRKKPIVYMATPYMDHDLSGLLDNPSVHFKEPQIKCYMLQLLEGLRYLHDSRILHRDMKAANLLINNQGILQIADFGLARHYEGDVPKAGQAYGPGRRDYTGLVVTRWYRPPELLLQLRQYTPAIDVWGVGCVLGEMLFGKPILAGESDAHQLDMIWDLMGSPTEDNMPGWKQLPGADHLSPRPRTGNLQNRFREYGSGAVSLLKELLKLDWRTRINAVDALQHPWFKMAPLPLEPHEIPVYEESHELDRRKFHDRKAALPPAPKGGTVGIGPDAKGATAGFNSNEPYGNGRNGVNGSRYRNGPDERRPAWQRDRGAGLPPRPPPNDDVDYRERGPPRGRGAPGPRAPDVDTYIPAYNRDDPGRRRDDRPPPPPRDDRRRRNSREDRRYDRDRGTISRSRSPRHDRSRDRDRQERDRPERDAYRR